A genomic window from Gemmatimonadaceae bacterium includes:
- the proS gene encoding proline--tRNA ligase, whose protein sequence is MADDKKLTTRAENFSDWYNELVLRSELADYSPVKGSMVIRPNGYGIWERMQRALDDMFKATGHENAYFPLFIPQSFLSKEAEHVEGFAPETAVVTHGGGKLLEEPLVVRPTSETIIYHMFAKWTQSYRDLPILINQWANVVRWELRTRLFLRTLEFLWQEGHTAHATHDEAEEEARRMLGIYREFMEGWIAMPVVTGLKTESEKFAGALRTYSCEAMMQDNKALQAGTSHNLGQNFAKAFELQFQDQNGEMAFAWNTSWGVSTRMVGGLVMTHSDDNGLVTPPKLAPVEVVIVPVYKSDEERARIVEAAHRVKQELGAWTGRGATDRLRVKVDDRDGIKPGAKYYEWEMRGVPLRLEIGPKDLEKQSVFSARRDTRAKAAIPMAGLPESVAKLLDQIQTDLLAAARARREANSQRAVKSYDEFKQIMEGSGGFVYAGWNGDPAIEAKVKEETKATIRVIPDEEFRTPGGQATCLVTGEPAKHEVLWAKAY, encoded by the coding sequence ATGGCTGACGACAAGAAGCTGACGACGCGGGCGGAGAACTTCTCCGACTGGTACAACGAACTGGTGCTGCGCTCCGAGCTGGCGGACTACTCGCCGGTGAAGGGTTCGATGGTGATCCGTCCCAATGGCTACGGCATCTGGGAGCGGATGCAGCGCGCCCTCGACGATATGTTCAAGGCCACCGGCCACGAGAACGCCTACTTCCCGCTGTTCATCCCGCAGAGCTTCCTGAGCAAGGAAGCCGAGCACGTGGAGGGCTTCGCGCCGGAGACGGCGGTGGTCACGCACGGCGGCGGCAAGCTGCTCGAGGAGCCGCTGGTGGTCCGGCCGACGTCGGAGACCATCATCTACCATATGTTCGCGAAGTGGACGCAGAGCTATCGCGACCTGCCCATCCTCATCAACCAGTGGGCCAACGTGGTGCGCTGGGAGTTGCGCACGCGGCTGTTCCTGCGCACGCTGGAGTTCCTGTGGCAGGAAGGGCACACGGCGCACGCCACGCACGACGAGGCCGAGGAAGAAGCGCGCCGGATGCTCGGCATCTACCGCGAGTTTATGGAAGGCTGGATCGCGATGCCGGTGGTGACCGGCCTCAAGACCGAGAGCGAGAAGTTCGCCGGCGCACTGCGCACCTACTCCTGCGAAGCGATGATGCAGGACAACAAGGCGCTGCAGGCCGGCACCTCGCACAACCTGGGGCAGAACTTCGCCAAGGCCTTCGAGCTGCAGTTCCAGGACCAGAATGGCGAGATGGCCTTCGCGTGGAATACCTCCTGGGGCGTGAGCACGCGGATGGTCGGCGGGCTGGTGATGACGCACTCCGATGACAACGGCCTCGTGACGCCGCCCAAGCTGGCGCCCGTCGAGGTGGTGATCGTGCCCGTGTACAAGAGCGACGAGGAGCGCGCGCGGATCGTCGAGGCGGCGCATCGCGTGAAGCAGGAGCTCGGCGCGTGGACTGGCCGTGGCGCCACCGATCGGCTGCGCGTGAAGGTGGACGATCGCGACGGCATCAAGCCCGGCGCCAAGTACTACGAGTGGGAGATGCGGGGCGTCCCGCTGCGGCTGGAGATCGGCCCCAAGGACCTCGAGAAGCAGTCCGTGTTCTCGGCGCGCCGCGACACGCGGGCCAAGGCGGCCATCCCGATGGCCGGGTTGCCGGAGTCCGTGGCCAAGTTGCTCGATCAGATCCAGACGGACCTGCTGGCGGCCGCCAGGGCGCGGCGCGAGGCCAATTCGCAGCGCGCGGTGAAGAGCTACGACGAGTTCAAGCAGATTATGGAAGGCTCCGGGGGCTTCGTGTATGCCGGCTGGAACGGCGACCCGGCCATCGAGGCGAAGGTGAAGGAAGAGACCAAGGCGACCATCCGCGTCATTCCTGACGAGGAGTTCCGCACGCCGGGCGGGCAGGCGACCTGCCTCGTCACCGGTGAACCCGCCAAGCACGAGGTGTTGTGGGCCAAGGCGTACTGA
- the lysA gene encoding diaminopimelate decarboxylase: protein MAQGFTRREGALHADGVPLATIAKHVGTPAYVYSASVIRDRAARLTQALAGIPHRVHFAVKSNGSGAVLRLLREAGIGADVVSGGELFRALRAGFRPEDIVFDGVGKTARDMAEAVGVGVKLLNVESEAELRQLSALAVELGKRVTVGLRVNPDVEIENAHEYIATGDKEHKFGVPLDDALRVARIGMTLPGLDFSGLHMHVGSQLFSYGAYEHGARKLIQLAHTLRAEGAPIRYLDLGGGLPVPYRPEEPEPDLEAYAALMRRAVESLGDVELVMEHGRYLVAASAVLLTEVLYRKHNGGVEFLVCDAGMTELIRVSHYDAYHHIEPVATHGGEIIADVVGPVCESGDFLGVDRTLPDVPPGALMVVHTVGAYGSAMATRYNGRPFAAEVLVDGTRWAVVTEREEYTDLVRMEVQSPQWQEA, encoded by the coding sequence ATGGCCCAAGGTTTCACCCGGCGCGAGGGTGCGCTTCACGCGGACGGCGTGCCGCTGGCGACGATTGCCAAGCACGTCGGCACGCCGGCATACGTCTATTCGGCATCGGTGATCCGCGACCGCGCGGCGCGGCTGACGCAGGCGCTGGCTGGCATCCCGCACCGCGTGCACTTCGCCGTGAAGTCCAACGGCAGCGGCGCCGTGCTGCGCCTGCTGCGCGAGGCCGGCATTGGCGCCGACGTGGTGAGCGGCGGAGAGCTGTTCCGCGCGCTGCGCGCCGGTTTCCGCCCCGAAGACATCGTCTTCGACGGGGTGGGCAAGACGGCGCGCGATATGGCGGAGGCGGTCGGGGTGGGCGTGAAGCTGCTCAACGTCGAAAGCGAAGCCGAGCTCCGGCAGCTCTCGGCGTTGGCGGTGGAACTCGGCAAGCGCGTCACCGTCGGGCTGCGCGTGAACCCAGACGTGGAGATCGAGAACGCGCACGAGTACATCGCCACCGGCGACAAGGAGCACAAGTTCGGCGTGCCGCTGGATGACGCCCTGCGTGTGGCGCGCATCGGGATGACGCTGCCAGGTTTGGATTTCAGCGGCCTGCATATGCACGTCGGCTCGCAGTTGTTCTCGTACGGCGCCTACGAGCACGGGGCACGCAAGCTGATCCAACTGGCGCACACGCTGCGCGCCGAGGGCGCACCAATCCGATACCTCGATCTGGGCGGCGGATTGCCCGTGCCCTACCGCCCGGAGGAGCCCGAGCCCGACCTCGAGGCCTACGCGGCGTTGATGCGCCGTGCCGTCGAGTCGCTGGGTGACGTGGAGCTGGTGATGGAGCACGGGCGCTACCTGGTGGCGGCGTCGGCGGTGCTGCTCACCGAGGTGCTCTATCGCAAGCATAATGGCGGAGTGGAGTTCTTGGTCTGCGACGCCGGGATGACGGAGCTCATCCGTGTGTCGCACTACGACGCCTACCATCACATTGAGCCGGTGGCGACGCACGGCGGTGAGATCATCGCGGATGTGGTCGGGCCGGTCTGTGAGAGCGGCGACTTTCTCGGCGTGGACCGCACCTTGCCGGACGTGCCGCCGGGCGCCCTGATGGTAGTGCACACGGTCGGTGCCTACGGCTCGGCGATGGCCACGCGCTACAACGGCCGGCCCTTCGCCGCGGAGGTGCTGGTGGACGGCACGCGCTGGGCGGTGGTGACGGAACGCGAGGAGTACACGGACCTGGTCCGGATGGAAGTGCAGTCCCCCCAATGGCAGGAGGCTTGA
- the accD gene encoding acetyl-CoA carboxylase, carboxyltransferase subunit beta — protein sequence MAWFRKDKKPRPPRAQRLEIPPDAWEKCEACGHTDIREKFVRNHNVCPSCDYHRRIRAHEYAALLLDEGSLDEKDVDLASVDPLEFPEYKGRLKKALEKAGEHDAILTVGGTMDGMPVNLGVMDFAFMGGSMGSVVGEKIARLGQRSLERKWPLIVMSASGGARMQEGVLSLMQMAKTSAMLAQLADRRIPYVSILTNPTTGGVSASYAMLGDAIIAEPGAVIGFAGPRVIKQTLGQDLPEGFQTAEFLLTHGMVDRVVHRHQLKRVVGALLRHMSGKPAAMGWASS from the coding sequence ATGGCTTGGTTCCGTAAGGATAAGAAGCCCCGCCCCCCGCGCGCCCAACGCCTGGAGATTCCTCCGGACGCCTGGGAGAAGTGCGAGGCCTGCGGGCACACCGATATCCGCGAGAAGTTCGTCCGCAACCACAACGTGTGCCCGTCCTGCGACTACCATCGCCGGATCCGGGCCCACGAGTACGCGGCGTTGCTGCTGGACGAGGGCTCGCTGGACGAGAAGGACGTAGACCTCGCGTCCGTGGATCCGCTGGAATTCCCGGAGTACAAGGGGCGCCTGAAGAAGGCGCTCGAGAAGGCCGGCGAACACGACGCCATTCTCACCGTCGGCGGCACGATGGACGGGATGCCGGTGAATCTCGGCGTGATGGACTTCGCGTTTATGGGCGGCTCGATGGGCTCGGTGGTCGGTGAGAAGATCGCGCGGCTCGGCCAGCGCTCGCTCGAGCGCAAGTGGCCGCTGATCGTGATGTCGGCGTCGGGCGGTGCACGAATGCAGGAAGGCGTGCTGTCGCTGATGCAGATGGCCAAGACCTCGGCGATGCTCGCGCAGCTGGCGGACCGCCGCATTCCGTATGTGTCGATCCTCACGAACCCGACCACCGGCGGCGTGAGCGCGAGCTATGCGATGCTGGGTGACGCCATCATCGCCGAGCCGGGCGCCGTCATTGGCTTTGCCGGACCGCGCGTGATCAAGCAGACGCTGGGCCAGGACCTGCCAGAGGGTTTCCAGACGGCGGAGTTCCTGCTCACGCACGGGATGGTGGACCGCGTGGTGCACCGGCACCAGCTCAAGCGCGTCGTGGGCGCCCTGCTGCGCCATATGAGCGGCAAGCCGGCGGCGATGGGCTGGGCCTCCAGCTGA
- the rodA gene encoding rod shape-determining protein RodA, with product MPARLVPTEWPLVALALLLTALGVAMVYSAGQTDVPNFVLTLWRTQVVWAVLGLLGAYAVTRLSVRVLEWGAVPAYAIAVFLLLLLVFIGQGAGTAASTKSWLAIGGVRLGQPSELAKIAVVLMLARVLSSQREAATSLFGLARPALIVGVPWLLIMAQPDLGTGLVFIGIFFAMLFWSGVSWPLLLMAASPGISLVLAFGPGVWGAWFLLLLALVAWKRPTWLESTALVLANVAMGVVAPILWDKLNPYQQRRLLVFLDPSSDPRASGYHLIQSQVAIGSGGFLGKGFTDGSQKRLAFLPEQQTDFIFSVLGEEFGFVGVAVVLALFCVLLLRTTRIAARSGNQFASLAAFGLTAALFTHILINVGMTIGLMPITGIPLPFFSYGGSFMLACWLSVGILALISAEGRGKADGLVI from the coding sequence ATGCCCGCACGCCTTGTGCCGACGGAGTGGCCGCTTGTGGCGCTGGCGCTGCTGCTCACGGCGCTCGGCGTGGCGATGGTGTACTCCGCGGGGCAGACGGACGTGCCGAACTTCGTGCTGACACTCTGGCGCACGCAGGTCGTCTGGGCCGTGCTCGGTCTCCTTGGCGCGTACGCGGTCACCCGGCTCTCGGTGCGCGTGCTGGAGTGGGGCGCGGTGCCGGCATACGCCATCGCGGTGTTCCTGCTCCTGCTGCTGGTGTTCATCGGACAGGGCGCGGGGACCGCGGCGAGCACCAAGAGCTGGCTGGCCATCGGCGGCGTACGCCTCGGCCAGCCTTCCGAACTCGCCAAGATCGCCGTGGTGCTGATGCTCGCGCGCGTGCTGAGCAGCCAGCGCGAAGCCGCGACGTCGCTGTTCGGCCTGGCGAGGCCGGCGCTGATCGTCGGCGTCCCCTGGCTGTTGATTATGGCCCAGCCCGACCTCGGCACGGGCTTGGTGTTCATCGGCATCTTCTTCGCGATGCTCTTCTGGAGTGGCGTCTCGTGGCCGCTGCTGCTGATGGCGGCCAGTCCGGGTATCTCCCTAGTGCTGGCATTCGGCCCGGGAGTTTGGGGCGCGTGGTTCCTGCTCCTGCTCGCGCTCGTGGCCTGGAAGCGCCCCACGTGGCTGGAGAGTACGGCCCTGGTGCTGGCCAATGTGGCGATGGGCGTCGTCGCCCCGATCCTCTGGGACAAGCTGAATCCGTACCAACAACGGCGCCTGTTGGTCTTTCTCGATCCCTCCAGCGACCCGCGTGCCTCGGGCTATCACCTGATCCAGTCGCAGGTGGCGATCGGCTCCGGCGGCTTTCTCGGCAAAGGCTTTACCGACGGATCCCAGAAGCGCCTCGCCTTCCTCCCGGAGCAGCAAACCGACTTCATCTTCTCCGTGCTTGGCGAGGAGTTCGGGTTCGTCGGCGTCGCCGTGGTGCTGGCGCTGTTCTGCGTGCTGCTGCTGCGCACGACCCGCATCGCGGCGCGCTCGGGCAACCAGTTCGCCTCGCTGGCGGCCTTCGGGCTCACGGCGGCCCTCTTCACGCACATCCTCATCAACGTAGGGATGACCATCGGCTTGATGCCGATTACGGGCATCCCCCTGCCATTCTTCTCCTACGGCGGCTCCTTTATGCTGGCCTGTTGGCTCAGCGTGGGGATCCTGGCGCTGATTTCGGCGGAAGGCCGAGGAAAGGCCGACGGGCTAGTGATTTAG
- a CDS encoding bifunctional folylpolyglutamate synthase/dihydrofolate synthase, whose protein sequence is MTGFLAELGDPHRALRVLHVAGTNGKGSVCAMLEAALRARGLRVGKYTSPHLVDFRERFVVDGQPLDDADIAAWLERWTPAVERHGATFFEATTAMGFQLFLDAGVDVAVIETGLGGRLDATNVVQPLVAGVTGIGIDHTEWLGTTRESIAPEKAGIYKAGVPAVVGEPDEDVRQLLAAEAHRRGAVPVRVVAEEGRADDIRVSAAGTAFTWLRGGDRLEVSTALAGRHQAQNALTALTMLDSLPPDLRRPAEDDLPALRSVRLPGRFSRHGNWIFDVAHNPDGSAVTALTLEGSAPARPVVALVSILGDKDWRGMLSALSGVVDHFVLTDTPSAPASRAWQSGEVLDYARSRGWSAEREVDFERALALATQRGATVLVTGSFHTVGDAMARLQVSPTGG, encoded by the coding sequence GTGACGGGGTTCCTCGCTGAGCTCGGCGACCCGCATCGCGCCCTGCGTGTGCTCCACGTGGCCGGGACGAACGGCAAGGGGAGCGTCTGCGCGATGCTCGAGGCGGCGCTGCGGGCCCGCGGCCTCCGCGTGGGCAAGTACACCTCGCCGCACCTCGTGGACTTCCGCGAGCGCTTCGTCGTGGACGGCCAGCCGCTTGACGACGCCGACATCGCGGCCTGGCTCGAGCGCTGGACGCCGGCGGTGGAGCGCCACGGGGCGACGTTCTTCGAAGCCACCACGGCGATGGGCTTCCAGCTCTTTCTCGACGCCGGCGTCGATGTGGCGGTGATCGAGACGGGGCTGGGCGGTCGCCTGGATGCCACCAACGTCGTGCAGCCCCTCGTGGCGGGCGTGACCGGCATCGGCATCGACCACACGGAGTGGCTCGGCACGACGCGCGAGAGCATCGCGCCGGAGAAGGCTGGCATCTACAAGGCCGGCGTGCCGGCGGTGGTCGGGGAGCCGGACGAGGACGTGCGGCAGTTGCTTGCGGCCGAGGCGCACCGCCGCGGCGCCGTGCCGGTGCGGGTGGTGGCGGAAGAGGGCCGTGCCGACGACATCCGCGTGAGCGCGGCGGGTACGGCGTTCACCTGGCTGCGCGGTGGGGATCGGCTGGAGGTCTCGACGGCGCTGGCCGGTCGCCACCAAGCCCAGAACGCCCTCACGGCGCTGACGATGTTGGACTCCCTGCCGCCTGACCTGCGGCGGCCGGCGGAGGACGACCTGCCCGCATTGCGGAGCGTCCGACTGCCGGGGCGGTTCTCGCGGCACGGGAACTGGATCTTCGATGTGGCCCACAATCCGGACGGATCGGCCGTGACGGCCCTGACGCTGGAGGGCAGCGCCCCGGCGCGGCCGGTGGTGGCGCTGGTGAGCATCTTGGGGGACAAGGACTGGCGGGGGATGCTCTCGGCCCTGAGCGGGGTGGTGGACCACTTCGTGCTCACCGATACGCCCTCGGCCCCGGCCAGCCGCGCTTGGCAGAGCGGCGAGGTGCTCGACTACGCCAGGTCCCGGGGCTGGAGTGCCGAACGGGAGGTGGATTTCGAGCGTGCGCTGGCCCTCGCCACGCAGCGCGGCGCGACCGTGCTGGTGACCGGGAGTTTCCACACCGTGGGCGATGCGATGGCGCGGTTGCAGGTGTCTCCGACGGGCGGCTAA
- a CDS encoding metallophosphoesterase, which translates to MRIGLMSDTHDRVPAIDALLREMLKREVTFVLHAGDFCSPFSLKPFQDHGIAMAGVFGRNDGDMEGLRATAAQAMGQELFESPHGMKVGDHKVLVVHDIGEVVERSVLAHAVVVHGHTHLQEMKTRNDTLIVNPGEACGWLYGAPSAAILDLQTKHVEFIKLDGAEWKT; encoded by the coding sequence ATGCGGATCGGCTTGATGTCGGACACGCACGACCGAGTACCGGCGATTGACGCGCTGCTGCGCGAGATGCTCAAGCGCGAGGTGACGTTCGTGCTGCACGCGGGAGACTTCTGCTCGCCGTTCTCGCTGAAGCCGTTTCAGGACCACGGCATCGCGATGGCGGGCGTGTTCGGGCGCAACGACGGCGATATGGAAGGCCTGCGCGCCACGGCGGCGCAGGCGATGGGGCAGGAGCTGTTCGAGTCGCCGCACGGAATGAAGGTCGGCGACCACAAGGTGCTGGTGGTGCACGATATCGGCGAGGTGGTGGAGCGCTCGGTGCTCGCCCACGCGGTCGTGGTGCACGGGCACACGCACCTACAGGAGATGAAGACGCGCAACGATACGCTGATCGTGAACCCCGGCGAGGCCTGCGGCTGGCTCTACGGGGCGCCGTCGGCGGCCATCCTCGACCTACAGACCAAGCACGTCGAGTTCATCAAGCTCGACGGGGCGGAGTGGAAGACGTGA
- the hisS gene encoding histidine--tRNA ligase produces MASSSTALPGFRDFYPDELARRTHIFRAWRAVARKYAFVEYDGPPLEPLDLYTKKSGDEIVGQLYNFTDKGGREVSLRPEMTPTFARMVGAKASALRKPLRWFSIPQLFRYERAQRGRLREHFQLNVDIVGEASEVADAELLCVAVDIMRELGLTHEDVRARVSDRRLLTGVLDALGVSAEQRPTVFGVFDKVARQPREVSAEKLAAAGLASALVDRVLALASGTTFEELWRELGETVAPTPATEPLVRFKRYLEHCSALGIGDWVTLDLSIVRGLAYYTGVVFELFDAKGELRAICGGGRYDDLLKAIGGADLPALGFGMGDVVLGELLTERGLWPEPQQDAVDFVIVAGNGAIDTPYAHVLKLARALRDAGFSAAHGMNEERYKSQATRNQVDGARKAGASAVVYFREDGAVEAMSLLGKLTGAATHAVDAGAALSGDAQAMHGLRHWLQTQRGR; encoded by the coding sequence ATGGCAAGCAGTTCGACTGCACTTCCCGGTTTCCGCGACTTCTATCCTGACGAGCTGGCCCGCCGCACGCACATCTTCCGTGCCTGGCGGGCCGTCGCGCGCAAGTATGCGTTCGTGGAGTACGACGGTCCGCCGCTGGAGCCGCTGGACCTGTACACGAAGAAGTCGGGCGACGAGATCGTCGGCCAGCTCTACAACTTCACCGACAAGGGCGGGCGCGAGGTGTCGCTGCGCCCCGAGATGACGCCGACCTTCGCGCGGATGGTCGGGGCCAAGGCAAGCGCGCTGCGCAAGCCGCTGCGTTGGTTCTCGATCCCGCAGCTCTTCCGCTACGAGCGGGCACAGCGCGGGCGCCTGCGCGAGCACTTCCAGCTCAACGTGGACATCGTCGGCGAGGCCAGCGAGGTCGCGGACGCCGAGCTGCTCTGCGTGGCGGTGGACATTATGCGCGAGCTCGGGCTCACGCACGAGGACGTGCGGGCGCGGGTCAGCGACCGGCGGCTGCTGACCGGGGTGCTCGATGCGCTGGGCGTGTCAGCCGAGCAGCGGCCGACGGTGTTCGGGGTGTTCGACAAGGTCGCGCGGCAGCCGCGTGAGGTGAGCGCGGAGAAGCTGGCGGCGGCGGGACTGGCGTCCGCGCTCGTGGACCGCGTGCTGGCGCTGGCCAGCGGGACGACGTTTGAAGAGCTGTGGCGGGAGCTTGGCGAGACGGTCGCGCCGACGCCCGCGACCGAGCCGCTGGTGCGGTTCAAGCGATATCTCGAGCACTGCAGTGCACTGGGCATCGGCGACTGGGTCACGCTGGACCTCTCGATCGTCCGCGGACTTGCCTACTACACCGGCGTGGTCTTCGAACTCTTCGACGCCAAAGGCGAGCTGCGCGCCATCTGCGGCGGCGGACGTTATGACGATTTGCTCAAGGCCATCGGCGGCGCGGACCTGCCGGCGCTGGGCTTCGGGATGGGCGACGTGGTGCTCGGCGAGCTGCTCACGGAGCGCGGCCTCTGGCCCGAGCCGCAGCAGGATGCGGTGGACTTCGTGATCGTCGCCGGCAACGGCGCCATCGACACGCCGTACGCGCACGTGCTCAAGCTGGCCCGCGCGCTGCGCGACGCCGGGTTCAGCGCCGCGCACGGGATGAACGAGGAACGATACAAGAGCCAGGCGACGCGTAACCAGGTGGACGGCGCGCGCAAGGCGGGAGCGAGCGCGGTGGTGTACTTCCGCGAAGACGGGGCCGTGGAGGCAATGAGCCTGCTCGGCAAGCTGACGGGGGCCGCGACGCACGCGGTGGATGCGGGCGCGGCGCTCAGCGGCGACGCGCAGGCGATGCACGGGCTGCGTCATTGGCTGCAGACGCAGCGTGGACGCTAG
- the guaA gene encoding glutamine-hydrolyzing GMP synthase — MTHPGSRILILDCGSQFTQLIARRVREARVYSEIHPPTRSLEWIRDWKPSGIILSGGPSSVSDDGAPDFDPGILDVAPVLGVCYGMQWIAKQAGAEVKGGGRREYGRAELEVVENDGIFAGFDAGERSVVWMSHGDHVETVPKGYVLTARSDGNPVVGFRHATKPIHTMQFHAEVAHSVRGAEMIQNFLFRIAKCTPDWTPGHFIDQEVAKIRQRVGNAQVICGLSGGVDSSVAAALVHKAIGDQLTCIFVDTGLLRLHEREQVERTMGQHLGIKLVTVRAEQRFLDALSGLDDPEKKRKAIGHTFIDVFEDASAAEGKDAKFLVQGTLYPDVIESVSAKGGPSATIKTHHNVGGLKPDMKFELIEPLRELFKDEVRNVGRELGLPEEMVGRHPFPGPGLAIRVLGAVDPVNVETLRRADAIYLEEIRAAGLYQEIWQAFAVFLPVRSVGVMGDGRTYEHVIALRAVTSTDGMTADWYAFPHEVLGRISNRIIREVKGVNRVVYDISSKPPATIEWE; from the coding sequence GTGACGCATCCCGGTTCCCGGATCCTGATCCTCGACTGCGGTTCGCAGTTCACCCAGCTCATCGCGCGACGGGTGCGCGAAGCGCGCGTGTACTCGGAGATCCATCCGCCCACGCGCAGCCTGGAGTGGATCCGGGACTGGAAGCCCAGCGGCATCATCCTCTCCGGTGGGCCGAGCTCGGTGAGCGATGACGGTGCGCCGGACTTCGATCCGGGCATTCTCGACGTCGCGCCGGTGCTCGGCGTGTGCTACGGGATGCAGTGGATCGCCAAGCAGGCCGGCGCCGAGGTGAAGGGCGGGGGACGCCGCGAGTACGGGCGCGCCGAGCTGGAAGTCGTCGAGAACGACGGGATCTTCGCGGGCTTCGATGCGGGCGAGCGCAGCGTGGTGTGGATGTCGCACGGCGACCACGTGGAGACGGTGCCCAAGGGCTACGTCCTCACGGCCCGCAGCGACGGCAACCCCGTGGTGGGCTTCCGCCACGCGACCAAGCCGATCCACACGATGCAGTTCCACGCCGAGGTGGCGCACTCGGTGCGTGGCGCCGAGATGATCCAGAACTTCCTCTTCCGCATCGCCAAGTGCACGCCCGACTGGACGCCGGGGCACTTCATCGACCAGGAAGTCGCCAAGATCCGCCAGCGGGTGGGCAATGCGCAGGTAATCTGCGGCCTGTCGGGCGGCGTGGACTCCTCGGTGGCGGCGGCGCTGGTGCATAAGGCCATCGGCGACCAGCTCACCTGCATCTTCGTGGACACGGGCCTGCTGCGTCTGCACGAGCGCGAGCAGGTGGAGCGCACGATGGGCCAGCACCTGGGCATCAAGCTGGTGACGGTGCGGGCGGAGCAGCGCTTCCTCGATGCACTCAGCGGACTGGACGATCCCGAGAAGAAGCGCAAGGCGATCGGGCACACCTTCATCGATGTCTTCGAGGACGCGTCCGCGGCGGAAGGCAAGGACGCCAAGTTCCTCGTGCAGGGGACGCTGTACCCCGACGTGATCGAGTCGGTGAGCGCCAAGGGCGGCCCCAGCGCGACGATCAAGACGCACCACAACGTGGGCGGGCTCAAGCCGGATATGAAGTTCGAGCTGATCGAGCCGCTGCGCGAGTTGTTCAAGGACGAGGTGCGCAACGTGGGCCGCGAGCTCGGGCTGCCCGAGGAGATGGTCGGACGGCATCCGTTCCCGGGGCCTGGCCTCGCGATTCGCGTGCTGGGCGCAGTGGACCCGGTGAACGTCGAGACGCTGCGGCGTGCCGATGCGATCTACCTCGAGGAGATCCGCGCGGCCGGGCTATATCAGGAAATCTGGCAGGCCTTCGCGGTGTTCCTGCCCGTGCGCTCGGTGGGTGTGATGGGCGACGGCCGCACCTACGAGCACGTCATCGCGCTGCGCGCCGTGACCAGCACCGACGGGATGACCGCTGACTGGTACGCGTTCCCGCACGAGGTGCTCGGGCGGATCTCGAACCGCATCATCCGCGAGGTGAAGGGCGTGAACCGGGTCGTGTACGATATCAGTTCCAAGCCGCCGGCGACGATCGAGTGGGAGTGA